Sequence from the Pan paniscus chromosome 12, NHGRI_mPanPan1-v2.0_pri, whole genome shotgun sequence genome:
TTCATCCAGACCCCCAGGGAAAGGCTTGGTTTTAACTCTTCCCTTCAGCTTAAGACACAGACAAATGAACACAATAGAACCAATCAGTGAGTCCTCCCAGTATGTGAGCCTTCCTGGAGAGGCTGCTGAGTGCCTGCCCTCACCTTCAAGGGCACTGGGTTACAGATACAACTCACATCTCAAATTAGGCCTGGAATTCCGGCTGGAAGACAAAACTACAGCCAGTTTCCACTGCACACTGGAAAGAGGAGGCCCCCTGAGAATGTACACAACTGCTGTTGCACTTGCAGCCAGCTGctgaatggagggagggagggtgcccccaccacccccagcctttcAGATCCCGGGCCCGCCTGCTGGCCTCGCATATCGCCGCCTGCTGGCCACGCACCAGGAGCAAATAGCCCACCACCCACCGAGGATGGGGGAAGGGAAAGGTAccgacatttgaaaaaaaaaaaaaaaagaaaagaaaaagaatagaaaatcgGCTCTAGCCATCTGTGCAACCCTCCTATAAGTTCCTGCGCCTTAAACAGGGCTTTGCACAGCCCTTGAATCTTCTCGGGATGTCTTTCCCTCCCCTGACCTGGGCCAGAGAGTCCCTTTCACCCCTGCGCTAACAGGTTTCTGTCCAGGCAGTGCACCCAGCAACCGCCTAAACCCCCACCCGGTTTAGCCACCAACTTTCTCCAATTTTATTCCTCAGACTGCGCTGCAAAAGAGAGGTGGGGGACGGGGTGAGGGCCCGTGATGGCCTAGAGGAGGGCTCCCCAGGAGATGGTGGAAGAACTTTAGTGACGGCGAGAATTGGAGAGCACCCCTTTTGCAGCAGCATTCTCTCAGCCCCTTCTCTTTACCCCGAGGAGAGACTTGGGGGAAACAGGACCTCTCTGCCCCTAGCACTGCCTCCAAAATGCTCCCCAGGCCAAGACATACGAGCACTAACAAAGGGGACGCGACCCGGGGTCCAGTGCCCCAGGGAGGCAGCCGGACCCGAGTTCGGTCTTTACCTGAATCGCTCAGGGTGTCCTCTCCGGAGGTACTGAGGGCCTTGTGGTCGCCGCCGCTGGTCTGGCGGCCGCCTGGGCGCGGAGGGGCGACCCCCGGGGCCCCGGCTGGGGAGGCAATACCCGCCCCCGAGGCGACCGCAGGGCCCGCCGCCGGGGCACTGGCCGGGGCTGCGGGCACGGGCGCTGGCTCGCGCTTGTTCACGGGAAAGGGGAAGACCACGGCGGGATCCACGCACTCGGCGGCCGGGTGGGCGAGCTCGGCGGGCAGGGCGGCCCCGGCGCGGCCGGCTCCCGCAGCCCCGCCGTGCCCGCGACCCGCAGGGCTGGCGGCGCCGGCTCCCGGGGACTGGGCGGTGGAACCGGCGGTTGGCGGCCCGCGGCCGTGCTGCAGCTTCTCGCTCACGGCGCGCTCCAGCTTCTCGCGGGCGGAGAAGCCGCTCCACATGCAGTCCTGGAGGATGACCGGGTTGGGGGTGAGGCCACCCAGTCCCCCCAGGCCGAACGCGTCCTCCTCGGCCGGGCTGCCCCACAGCTCGTTCTCAAGCAGCATCTCCGTGACCCAGCTCGGGGGCTCGGAGCTGTGCTCCGCGAAGCCACGGCTGGGCGACAGCGGGGGCGTGGGCAGCAGCTCAAACTTCTTCCAGATGTCCTCCCCCGGGGGGGTCGAGTCGGGGCCGCCGAAGTAGAAGTCATCTTCGTCCGGGTAGAAGCAGGGCTGTAGCGAGTCAAACTCGAGGTCTGGGTTCTTGCAGATCATGCCCGGCATGGTGGACGTGGAGCAGCTCGGCATCAGCTCGCCTCCCGGCCGGCGACTGAGGGCTTCTTTCCGCCCCGCTCGTTTTAATACCGGGGGTGCTTCCTTCCCGTGGGGGGCGCGGAAGGCGGGGGCCGGCGCCGACCTCCAACACTGCAACCGACAGACACACCGGAGAGGGTGGGCAAACGGGGCAGACCGAGGGGATAGGCAATGGGCGCCCCCTCTAACCAGGTTCCCCAATCTTCCCTCCAAGCCCCCCACTCTGCCCACTGCTCCCGAAGGTGGAGGAAGTTGTGCctctcgctccctccctccctccctccttttgtgTACAAGCTGTCTACGacagggggtgggagggggcatgCAGATGCAGGGGGTGGTGGCGAGGCTCGGCAACTTTGGAAACTGCCATTTCATTCACACAAGGCACTGCCTGGGGGAGGGGGCTGTTCCTGGCTGCAGAATTCTAGCTCTCACGAGCACGCAGACAACCGCACTCGCAGCGGTGTGGGGCCGGCTGCTCAGGGGAAGCCCCAGGCTCTCCGACCCAGCTACCGGGAATGGTATTTGGAGTACCTTCTACCCCCTTTGTAAAAATGCAACCTCAGGAGTGCAAATGATAGCAGGGGATTTAGAAAActttgcaaataaaaaaaaagcctttctctAGACAGAGACCAACAACAGACACCCATATCCACAAATCCTTCCCCTCCCCAAATTTGAGCAAACGCCCCTCGGCATTCACCCGCTGCAGGGATACTCCTGCCAATAGCTTAATTGGAAGCTCTCTAAGCCCACCCCTGCTCTTCCAAACCCACGACAACGTCCTcttccagggagggagaggctgaGCCCCTGTTCCCGGGAATGGCAGGGGCGCCCGCGCGAGGAGGGTCGCCGGGACAGCCGCCTCTCCTCCAAGCTGGAGCAGCCGTGACCCAGATTACGACCGCGGCGGCCTCGCCCTGCCTAATCcccccctcttcttcctccagggGCACCCTTTGGAGAAGAACCCCAGCCTGGGGTGGGGACGCACCGGCTCTCCGACAGCTCAAACACAGACAGATCTTCTAGAGCCGAGGGAATTTCTTTTCGCAGAAGCCATTACTCCCCCCGGTAAGGGCTGCAAAAGGATTAGGGCGGGTCTCCTCTAGCCAGGATGCCTTCGGGGCTGGAACTGGCTTTTCTGGGAAAACCCAGAGATGGTTTTGTTTCGGAAGCAGAAACAGTCCCCCGGGCATATTAGGGCGCCCGGTGCGCACGTCGCAATCCCGTCCAGGGCTTGCCTTGCCCCGGCGCTCGTCGCTTCCCTGGGCGCCGGGCGGTTTGCAAGCCCTGCTCCTTACCTCCCGCCGACTGCAGGGGATCCGGAGGCGATTCTGCGCGGGTGTCTCCGGGTGGGCCGGGGGGGCGGGGGTGTCCTCGGATGGCTACAGTCTGTGCGCGCTTGCGCCTGGCTAGCGCTTGCTCGGCTCCAACACAGTTCCCAGGAGCCCCCCGCATCCACCCAGCGCGTCCAGACAGATGACTGTCACTGCCTGCGCTTTGATGCTCGGGGGATATTATTAACTGAAAAATCTGACACACCCGGGGGGCGGGGAGAGAAGGGGGCTGTGGCGCAGAcaagggggagggagaaaggagaggaaagcgGCTTTACCCCGCCCTCCTGATTTCCATAAAAATCAGGGGAGGCGCCAAGGCTTTCGCGCCAAAAGCCACTTGCTTTTCTTTGCAGAGAGAAGGCTGCAAAGCTGGGAAGCCCAGGGTGTGCTCCTCCCGCCCTTTTGGACCCCCGGGCTTGCACCGGCTGCACTCTGAGAACCAGCTGCGCGCGGAGCGGTGCAATGCAGCACCCACCCTGCGAGCCTGGCAATTGCttgtcattaaaagaaaaaaaaattacggaGGGCTCCGggggtgtgtgttggggaggggaGACCGATGCTTCTAACCCAGCCCCCGCTTTGACTGCGTGTTGTGCAGCTGAGCGCGAGGCCAACGTTGAGCAAGGCCTTGCAGGGAGGTTGCTCCTGTGTAATTCCGAAAGAAGGCTAGTCCGAAGGTGCAAAATAGCAGGGAGAGGACGCGCCCCCTGAGGAACAAGACCTCTGGATGTTTCCAGTTTCAAATTGAAAGAAGAGGGGCGCCCCCcttgtttgaaaataaataaataaataagtgcgaGCTACGAGGGTGGCGCCGCGGTGGTTTCTTCGGCCGAAGGCGACACCTCGCGGAGACTGAGCAGAAAGCGGACCTGGAGTGCGGCCACTCCGCAAGTCTCCCGCCGCCCCCGCGGGACTGTCCACGCGTCCTCACCACTGCGGAGGAGGAGGCGGCCTGGCTCTGCTTCCTAGGGGGAATGGGCGTACGTTCCCTGCAGCCGTCCCCAGGGCTCCCAAGTTAACCTTTTCAAAGCCACCATTCTCCCCAATTATGGGCAGGCGAATCTGATTTACCGAGATGGAAGTGCTGTCCACACCTCCTGAGACCCAACCTCGGCTCAAACAGCTTGATTCCAAACTGttgaagggaaaaaggaaagctgCTGTCACTACTTCgtttctttgtgcctcagtttcctcaattgtGAAATGGAGTTCGTAGTGCCTCCTACCTGAGAGTTATGAAAGCTCTTATAAGTCCCCAGCCCATAATAGTTGTGTCAGCTATTATTATGATGATGACCACGACATGCTATTCTTCCGGGGAAAATAACACCCCTCTGTCCAGCAGCAGCATTGGCCCCCTCCCTTCCCGCCACCATCAAATCCTGGCTTTACTTCACTCTGGTCCAGCTTTTCTTACAGGTGTATTTGTTTGCAGGGGGTCAGACATTATTGCCCCTGCCCTCCAAACTCTCCAAAAACAACCCTGATCTTCTGGACAGCCCCCTTCACAACCAAATACACAGTGAGGTGGGATTTTGCCTTGAAAAACATTCCTTAGGCTTGTTTGGAGAGAGGGGAACCTGGCCCTGGGATTGGGGTGGGAAGGCTTCCCCGCCTCTCCCTACTTTTTTCTCCAAACTGGAAATGCCATTCTCCATCGCCCCCACCTCTTCACCTCACCATTGGATCTAGTTAAGGAGGAGGATGCTGAGGGTCAGGGGGCAACCCATAAAATGCTCACAGATTAGCATTTGTGAAGGCCTTTCCAGCCCTGACCCTGGACGCCTACAGAGCTCTAGGGAGAAAGATTCCCAGAGTTCTAGGAAGAGGCCCATGAATGCGGATGAGCAGCCCTTCCAAGCacctttattattgttatttcccTCACAAATGTAAAAGCCTTCATCTTTGCAAAAGCCTTTTACAGCCCCACTTCTGCTTTTCCCTAGCCCCCTAATCGCCACCAAGCCCTCCTGCTGAATTCTCGCCTAGCATCCTGTCCTTTCCTGTCCAGCACTCACCTCCATTTGTAATGATCCATGCCTGGGAGTATTTGTTTAGTGCTCACTTCCGTGACACTGTGGAAGACAGGCTCAGTCTCCCTCACTAACCTGTGACCTGGGTCAGTTTTGCTCCAGAGGGGATCCTTACGGCACAGCAGCGTACCTGTATATAGTAAGTACTCATGGTATTGCTCAAGACCAAGATCACTGAATGAGTCCTTCTAAGGTGGCCAGATCTTCTGTGGCAGGACTGTGAAAATAGGCCAGGATGGGTTCAGTTGCTCCGATTCAAAGTCCTACCTTTGTCCTTTCTCATCAGATGAATGACCATCACTAGGTCATTCACCCTTTGTCGAGGGACAAGGTGTAGCAGAAGAGGGGGACAGAGGGACAGGAGACCTGGTTACTCTACATGCCTTTGAGCAAATCATTTATACTTCCTGGACCTCAATCTCTAATCTCCTGCTTTTAATGCAAGCCAGTAATTACTGACAAGTCTGAATCTGAAGGTTAACGgaatgataaaattcaacaaatatttattggttaCCTTCATTTGTAAGTAGAAAGATAAAAGACTTTGTACATGGAGAAAACATGCTAATGCTGATTCTTAGTCTGCTAATAGAGAAGCCTGAAAATCCCtcttaaaaatgttgaaatactTCAACTATgtgaacacacacaaaacaaatcttCATATGGTTTCAAAGCCAAGGTTTTGTTCAGTACTGccgtggtttgaatgtgtccccccaaaaaaaacatgTTGGAAGTTTAgcccccagtgcaacagtgttggaGGGGAGGTCCCCAAATGCCAGTGGGATCTAGACC
This genomic interval carries:
- the MYCN gene encoding N-myc proto-oncogene protein is translated as MPSCSTSTMPGMICKNPDLEFDSLQPCFYPDEDDFYFGGPDSTPPGEDIWKKFELLPTPPLSPSRGFAEHSSEPPSWVTEMLLENELWGSPAEEDAFGLGGLGGLTPNPVILQDCMWSGFSAREKLERAVSEKLQHGRGPPTAGSTAQSPGAGAASPAGRGHGGAAGAGRAGAALPAELAHPAAECVDPAVVFPFPVNKREPAPVPAAPASAPAAGPAVASGAGIASPAGAPGVAPPRPGGRQTSGGDHKALSTSGEDTLSDSDDEDDEEEDEEEEIDVVTVEKRRSSSNTKAVTTFTITVRPKNAALGPGRAQSSELILKRCLPIHQQHNYAAPSPYVESEDAPPQKKIKSEASPRPLKSVIPPKAKSLSPRNSDSEDSERRRNHNILERQRRNDLRSSFLTLRDHVPELVKNEKAAKVVILKKATEYVHSLQAEEHQLLLEKEKLQARQQQLLKKIEHARTC
- the LOC100995589 gene encoding uncharacterized protein LOC100995589; its protein translation is MVDVEQLGISSPPGRRLRASFRPARFNTGGASFPWGARKAGAGADLQHCNRQTHRRGWANGADRGDRQWAPPLTRFPNLPSKPPTLPTAPEGGGSCASRSLPPSLLLCTSCLRQGVGGGMQMQGVVARLGNFGNCHFIHTRHCLGEGAVPGCRILALTSTQTTALAAVWGRLLRGSPRLSDPATGNGAPFGEEPQPGVGTHRLSDSSNTDRSSRAEGISFRRSHYSPREKAAKLGSPGCAPPALLDPRACTGCTLRTSCARSGAMQHPPCEPGNCLSLKEKKITEGSGGVCWGGETDASNPAPALTACCAAEREANVEQGLAGRLLLCNSERRLVRRCKIAGRGRAP